The window GATGTCCCTGGACCTGGGCCGGATCAAAACGGATTTTTCAACGTCCTCGATAGCGTTGGAGCCACAGAAGGCGAGGGAGTTGTTTTGCTCGACTACGACCTAGAGGGCACTGCTGATCCCCCTGAAGGCATAGCTCAACAAATTTTCAATGAATTTTCTGGTACACAAATTGAAGCAACGGTGACCATTGTTGAAGAGGAAGTCGATCCGTCAGCCCATCTAGGCAAAAGTCTGGTAATCACCGGCAGCCCCTGGTCGAGTGTCATCACTCCTATCCAGAGGGCAACCTACGACATCTATTCAGGCACGACTACCCTTGAGGCCTCTCCGCTTCCTAAGAAAAACCTGAAGGACATGATCGAGCTTCTCCGATTGCGTCGTTACAACACCAAACAGAGAGGTGGAAACGGTGGAGGTGGCGGAAGTGCTGCCACGGAAGGCGAGCCCATCGTCCTTGACGTCGTGCTCGACGATAACACTGCCGGCCAAATCGAAATCGATCCTAGCGTAGCCAAGATCGTGTCAGAGTGATGATTTTGCGAGCCGGACCATTCGCTAGATCGCTGGATTCATTCTTAAGTCGGCCCGTTGATCTACAGGGTGGGCTGGACCCTCAACCTTTGCCTGTGAATCGGGCGCTGGACACAACTGGATCGAACTGGCCTTGGCGCCTCTATATTGCTCAGTCAGTTCAGTCGGGAGACTATTTTTATGACTCAACGGGTGGTTCAATGTATACCGCCGATTTTTTCCAAGAGGGAACTGGCAGTGAAGGTAACGGCTTTTTTGAGGGAGAGGGCATAGGGTTCAGGTACCAAGCAGTATCCGATATAGTGCTCAAGGGATCGGTTTCTGTTACTGCAACAGGCGAGCCTGGAAGTTTTCAGGGAGGCGTCTTTTGCTACTTCACTCTTTACGTGTTTGCTAGTGGGGACGTGCCTGGCTTTAACCTATTCCAGGAAGGTAGAGGGTCGCAGACGCAGGACTTTGAAGTGACTCTCCCCGCTGCAACCGTCCCCGGAGTGGTAGTCGGTTTACTTTCTGGAAACGGCGAAACCGTAGAAGCATCAATCACCCTGAAACTGGATGATGAATCGTAGTTTCAAAGGTTATGCGTCTCCGGTGCGAGACTCTCCTTAACCTCATCCAAATGGCGACTTTTTTACAAAAGTTACCAAACCTATGAGAAAAGTTACCAAACCCGATGAGAACTTACAGCAGGCCGAGGCGGAGAATGGCGCCCTCCGTAGCTCGCAGAGCGCAGGGGGGCCATAACTTCGGGTCTACATCAGGGAATGTTCGTTTCGAACTACACTCCCGAACGCAGACTCACATCTCCGACACGAAAGCTTCTTAGCGATCCCATCTTGTTTCGGATGAGAAGTGAGCCGGATCGGTCAATTCCTACCATTATGCCGGAATGAGTGGTTTGATCGTCGATCTGGATCTGGACCTCTTTTTGAAGATAGCAGGCGAATCTCTCCCATTCATCCGACAACAGATCTTCGTCTACTCCGAGAATACACTCGTCATGGGCCGTGATTATTTCTTCGATTGCAGCCGCCGCTAGAGCATCGAGAGGATACGTGTTTCCGGACACAGCGGAAAGCGCGGTTGCCGTCTCCCTCAGTTCAGCTGGGAACTCTTCCCGGCTCATATTTACATTCACGCCGATCCCAAAAACCAGAGCAGTGATCCGATCGGTCTCGAGAGTGGATTCAGCGAGCATTCCTGCGACTTTCTTTCCGTCGATCATGAGGTCGTTCGGCCATTTGAGCTTTAGGTCTAGTCCAGTGATTGTGGAGATACGGCGGCAAAGGCGTAGTCCAGACCAGATAGGCAGGAGATTCATTCGACGGGGAATGGCATTCGGGCGAAAACCAAGGCTCAAGTATAGGTTGCCTTCAAGATCGCCACTCCAGGTCCGCCCTCGTCTTCCTTTTCCTCCGGGCTGTCGTTTAGTGATACAAGCAAAAGGAGTCGGGGTATTCGCCGAGAGTAGGCGGAAGACTTCCTCATTAGTGCTTGCCGCTGCTTCGAAGAGGTTGAGGGACAATAGTCGGCAGGGCTCTGGAACTTGAGCAATGGTCCCAGATTCGCTGAGACCGAACGGCAAAGCGCTCAGGCGGTAGCCCTTT is drawn from Verrucomicrobiota bacterium and contains these coding sequences:
- a CDS encoding biotin--[acetyl-CoA-carboxylase] ligase, whose amino-acid sequence is MRADDPDVLILRALLAEPNRFSSGEELASSLGVSRVAVWKRLENLRKKGFEIEAVKRKGYRLSALPFGLSESGTIAQVPEPCRLLSLNLFEAAASTNEEVFRLLSANTPTPFACITKRQPGGKGRRGRTWSGDLEGNLYLSLGFRPNAIPRRMNLLPIWSGLRLCRRISTITGLDLKLKWPNDLMIDGKKVAGMLAESTLETDRITALVFGIGVNVNMSREEFPAELRETATALSAVSGNTYPLDALAAAAIEEIITAHDECILGVDEDLLSDEWERFACYLQKEVQIQIDDQTTHSGIMVGIDRSGSLLIRNKMGSLRSFRVGDVSLRSGV